Proteins from one Myxococcales bacterium genomic window:
- a CDS encoding phosphatase PAP2 family protein translates to MKSDAPSAPPPPSRPSRASRPWILAGQISSVLFLRWLVLVAAVFVFASLAAAVLAGSTDWLDLPIIHLMDRVRGPTLTALMRAVTFCGNGPTLTAVALVATLGLMAVGQRTPALYVAVTAAGAGALNSLLKLAFSRPRPLILSRLADAGGFSFPSGHSMAGAAIYGAVAVVAVLRFPRQRVAVVSLCALFVSAIGLSRIYLGVHYPSDVLAGWALGISWPLWLRPLLLTRSSVSSR, encoded by the coding sequence ATGAAGTCCGATGCGCCTTCGGCGCCGCCTCCGCCGTCACGCCCATCACGGGCCTCGCGGCCCTGGATCCTGGCGGGTCAGATCTCGTCGGTGCTCTTTCTGCGCTGGCTGGTGCTCGTGGCGGCGGTGTTCGTGTTTGCGTCGCTCGCGGCCGCGGTGCTCGCCGGCTCTACGGACTGGCTCGATCTGCCGATCATCCACCTGATGGACCGGGTGCGAGGCCCGACGCTGACCGCGTTGATGCGGGCGGTGACGTTCTGTGGCAACGGCCCGACGCTGACCGCGGTTGCGCTGGTCGCGACGCTCGGGCTGATGGCGGTGGGGCAGCGGACTCCTGCTCTCTACGTCGCAGTCACCGCGGCAGGCGCCGGGGCCCTCAACTCGCTGCTCAAGCTGGCTTTCTCTCGCCCCCGCCCGCTGATCCTCTCGCGGCTGGCGGACGCTGGTGGGTTTTCGTTTCCGAGTGGACACTCGATGGCCGGGGCCGCCATCTACGGCGCGGTGGCCGTGGTCGCGGTCTTGCGTTTTCCGCGCCAGCGAGTGGCGGTCGTCAGCCTGTGTGCGCTGTTCGTGAGCGCGATCGGGCTGTCGCGGATCTACCTCGGGGTCCACTACCCAAGCGACGTGCTGGCCGGCTGGGCGCTGGGCATTTCGTGGCCGCTCTGGCTGCGGCCGCTGCTGCTCACGCGGAGCTCCGTGTCGAGCCGCTGA
- a CDS encoding MBL fold metallo-hydrolase, translating into MEIEFVGAAKTVTGSKHLIRTKHATVLLDCGLWQGKRRESITKNRELGLDPGAVDAVVLSHAHIDHSGALPLLVKNGFDGPIYATSATRDLCAAMLTDAAMIQQSDAKFINKLIDRGDSDMEKVEALYDERDVLGVLEKMVTIPYHRQLSIADGMKLSFFDAGHVLGSAITVLDVEEGGNTKRLVFTGDLGRRRMPILRDPEIPSDIDILITESTYGDRLHKPIEQMDDELATIVKKVYERGGKVIIPSFALERAQEIVYALKGLRDAGRLPQIPVYVDSPLAVKITDVFKLHPECLDQEALELLDGRNSPFEFDGLRYISDREDSKALSGSKDPAVIISASGMCEAGRILHHLRASVGDAKNAVLIVGYQAPHTLGRRLVERRTDVKIFGTMQPVHAEVHVLNGFSAHADQRDLVDYSLEARKRGSLEQVVLVHGDPTPMRVLSDLLGEKGFRKVHSPDPATKLSV; encoded by the coding sequence ATGGAGATCGAATTCGTCGGCGCTGCCAAGACGGTCACGGGCTCGAAGCATCTGATCCGCACCAAGCACGCCACCGTGCTCCTGGACTGCGGGCTCTGGCAGGGCAAACGCCGAGAGTCGATCACGAAGAATCGCGAGCTCGGCCTCGACCCGGGCGCCGTGGACGCCGTCGTCCTCAGCCACGCCCACATCGATCACTCCGGCGCCCTGCCCTTGCTCGTGAAAAATGGCTTCGACGGCCCCATCTACGCCACCAGCGCCACGCGCGATCTGTGCGCCGCGATGCTGACGGACGCCGCGATGATCCAGCAGAGCGACGCCAAGTTCATCAACAAACTCATCGACCGCGGCGACAGCGACATGGAGAAGGTCGAGGCGCTCTACGACGAACGCGACGTGCTCGGAGTGCTCGAGAAGATGGTCACCATCCCGTACCACCGGCAGCTGAGCATCGCGGACGGCATGAAGCTCTCGTTCTTCGACGCCGGCCACGTGCTCGGCAGCGCCATCACCGTGCTCGACGTCGAGGAGGGGGGCAACACCAAGCGCCTGGTCTTCACCGGCGATCTCGGTCGCCGGCGTATGCCCATCCTGCGCGATCCGGAGATCCCCTCGGACATCGACATCCTGATCACCGAGAGCACCTACGGCGACCGCCTCCACAAACCCATCGAACAGATGGACGACGAGCTCGCCACCATCGTCAAGAAGGTCTACGAGCGCGGCGGCAAGGTCATCATCCCGTCGTTCGCGCTCGAGCGAGCCCAGGAGATCGTCTACGCCCTCAAGGGTCTGCGCGACGCGGGCCGCCTCCCGCAAATTCCCGTCTACGTCGACTCACCGCTGGCAGTGAAGATCACCGACGTCTTCAAGCTGCACCCCGAGTGCCTGGACCAGGAGGCGCTCGAGCTGCTCGACGGGCGCAACTCACCCTTCGAGTTCGACGGCCTGCGCTACATCTCCGACAGAGAAGACAGCAAGGCCCTCAGCGGCTCCAAGGATCCGGCCGTCATCATCAGCGCCAGCGGCATGTGTGAGGCCGGGCGCATCCTCCACCACCTCCGGGCCAGCGTCGGCGACGCGAAGAACGCCGTGCTCATCGTCGGTTACCAGGCGCCCCACACCCTCGGGCGGCGGCTCGTCGAACGCCGCACTGACGTGAAGATCTTCGGCACCATGCAGCCGGTTCACGCCGAAGTTCACGTGCTGAACGGTTTCTCCGCCCACGCCGACCAGCGTGATCTCGTGGACTACTCGCTGGAGGCGCGCAAACGCGGCTCGCTCGAGCAGGTGGTGTTGGTGCACGGCGATCCCACGCCCATGCGCGTGCTCTCGGATCTGCTGGGCGAAAAGGGCTTCCGCAAGGTGCACAGCCCCGACCCCGCCACCAAGCTCAGCGTCTGA
- a CDS encoding DUF4352 domain-containing protein: MRLGRRAQSLVLVVMVVSMALLACKKKSSSTTSAGPSLAPAPAPTPTLAPLPATPTKTFGLNDAAVLDGVTLTVEEFKDCRLDNFYSRRAVTRKKEKLVGANVTFEGNGDKDHNISYTNFKVVDPEGMTYRSTFRSGSNCSPTLNAGRVAKGEKTKGWVIFQVPEKAKGFKVVFSNRRPFRIGTPAGEQEQKVDINPGG; the protein is encoded by the coding sequence ATGCGCTTAGGTCGAAGGGCACAGTCGCTGGTGTTGGTCGTGATGGTCGTTTCGATGGCGTTGCTGGCGTGCAAAAAGAAGTCGTCGTCCACCACCTCCGCGGGTCCATCGCTTGCCCCGGCGCCCGCCCCGACGCCCACCCTGGCGCCGCTGCCGGCCACTCCGACCAAAACCTTCGGTTTGAACGATGCGGCAGTGCTCGACGGCGTGACGCTGACCGTGGAAGAGTTCAAGGACTGCCGCCTCGACAACTTCTACAGTCGTCGCGCGGTGACCCGGAAGAAAGAGAAGCTGGTCGGCGCCAACGTCACCTTCGAAGGCAACGGCGACAAGGACCACAACATCTCGTACACGAACTTCAAGGTCGTCGACCCCGAGGGCATGACCTATCGCTCGACCTTCCGCTCGGGCTCCAACTGCAGCCCCACGCTGAACGCCGGGCGCGTGGCCAAGGGTGAAAAGACCAAGGGCTGGGTGATCTTCCAGGTCCCCGAGAAGGCGAAGGGCTTCAAGGTCGTCTTCAGCAACCGCCGCCCCTTCCGCATCGGCACACCCGCGGGCGAACAAGAGCAGAAGGTCGACATCAACCCGGGGGGCTGA
- a CDS encoding CDGSH iron-sulfur domain-containing protein, whose amino-acid sequence MSDGVDEIRGKNLLIRFEGQRCIHARQCVLGRPDVFVPNAEGEWIHPDAAPVETVVALAHACPSGAIRYERLDGGPAEQPPLVNLVRVRENGPLALHAELEVEGHGSMLRATLCRCGASKNKPFCDGSHVAAGFQATGEPESRESTALAERNGKLTVTPRPDGPLMLAGNLELVSGTGRTLGRTQKTALCRCGHSNKKPYCDGTHSKIGFKSG is encoded by the coding sequence ATGAGCGACGGAGTCGACGAGATCCGAGGCAAGAACCTGTTGATCCGCTTCGAGGGTCAGCGCTGCATTCACGCGCGGCAGTGTGTGCTGGGGCGGCCCGACGTGTTCGTACCGAACGCGGAGGGTGAGTGGATCCACCCCGACGCAGCGCCGGTCGAGACAGTGGTCGCGCTCGCGCACGCCTGTCCGTCGGGGGCCATCCGCTACGAGCGACTCGATGGCGGTCCCGCTGAGCAACCGCCGCTGGTTAACCTGGTGCGCGTCCGAGAGAACGGACCGCTGGCGTTGCACGCCGAGCTCGAGGTCGAGGGCCACGGCTCGATGCTGCGGGCGACGCTGTGTCGCTGTGGCGCGTCGAAGAACAAACCGTTCTGCGATGGCAGCCACGTCGCCGCGGGGTTCCAGGCGACCGGCGAGCCAGAGTCCCGGGAGTCGACGGCGCTCGCCGAGCGCAACGGCAAGCTGACCGTGACTCCTCGACCCGATGGGCCGCTGATGCTCGCGGGCAATCTGGAGCTCGTCAGCGGTACCGGGCGCACGCTCGGGCGCACCCAAAAGACGGCGCTCTGTCGCTGCGGACACTCGAACAAAAAGCCGTACTGCGACGGCACTCACAGCAAGATCGGCTTCAAGAGCGGCTGA
- a CDS encoding dienelactone hydrolase family protein, which produces MWKKVELSARGGGKSQAVLAEPAEQRAPGLVLVHEWWGLNDDMRSLAERFAGQGFLALAVDLYDGESTADGGRAMELAGALQTPAAVKIIEGAADFLRAHPRGNGKVGVTGFCLGGAMALAAVCSVEELAAAVPFYGIPKPEYADFTRAKAPILAHFGRQDPVIAVERAEALASAAKAAGAAFELCLYDAGHAFMRASDPSAHHPESEALAWSRTLAFLRRHLV; this is translated from the coding sequence ATGTGGAAGAAGGTCGAGCTGAGCGCTCGGGGTGGTGGAAAGTCTCAGGCGGTGTTGGCCGAGCCCGCGGAGCAACGAGCACCGGGATTGGTGCTCGTTCACGAGTGGTGGGGGCTGAACGACGACATGCGCAGCCTGGCCGAGCGCTTCGCAGGGCAGGGATTCCTGGCGCTGGCGGTCGATCTCTACGACGGCGAGTCCACGGCCGACGGCGGCCGCGCGATGGAGCTTGCAGGCGCGCTTCAGACCCCGGCCGCGGTCAAGATCATCGAGGGCGCAGCGGATTTTCTCCGGGCGCACCCGAGGGGCAACGGCAAGGTCGGCGTGACGGGGTTTTGTCTGGGAGGAGCGATGGCGCTGGCGGCGGTTTGCTCGGTCGAGGAGCTCGCTGCGGCAGTGCCGTTTTATGGCATCCCGAAGCCGGAGTACGCCGACTTCACCCGGGCGAAGGCGCCGATCTTGGCGCACTTCGGCCGCCAAGATCCGGTCATCGCCGTCGAGCGCGCCGAGGCGCTGGCGAGTGCCGCGAAGGCTGCGGGCGCCGCCTTCGAGCTGTGCCTGTACGACGCGGGACACGCCTTCATGCGCGCGAGTGATCCGAGTGCGCATCACCCGGAGTCGGAGGCGTTGGCGTGGTCGCGGACGCTAGCATTTCTGCGTCGCCACCTCGTGTGA
- a CDS encoding glucosaminidase domain-containing protein: MSPNDATRYLADAWERLSGERPTEEVISVLWGQWALETGRGRWMVDYNYAGLKGRAPDGGTANWYTWEEEEGGSRRIRSRFRSYEAPEHGALDYVEMLLRRYPKAAAAAKRGDALNYVLELDQGGFFTERPEHYIRSVVSLAREFRRDGYAVLFRE; this comes from the coding sequence ATGTCGCCGAACGATGCAACGCGCTACCTCGCCGACGCATGGGAGCGCCTCTCCGGTGAACGCCCGACCGAAGAGGTCATCAGTGTGCTCTGGGGCCAGTGGGCGCTCGAGACGGGACGCGGTCGCTGGATGGTCGACTACAACTACGCCGGTCTCAAGGGTCGGGCCCCCGACGGCGGAACCGCAAACTGGTACACCTGGGAAGAAGAAGAGGGCGGTTCACGCCGCATTCGTTCACGCTTCCGCAGCTACGAGGCCCCGGAGCACGGCGCCCTCGACTACGTCGAGATGTTGCTCCGCCGATACCCCAAGGCCGCCGCGGCGGCCAAGCGGGGTGACGCCCTGAACTACGTGCTCGAGCTCGATCAAGGTGGGTTCTTCACCGAGCGCCCCGAGCACTACATCCGCTCGGTGGTGAGCCTGGCGCGTGAGTTTCGTCGCGACGGCTACGCGGTGCTCTTCCGCGAGTGA
- a CDS encoding LysR family transcriptional regulator, which yields MDWRHVNFDWNRARAFLAAADEGSFSAAARALGGSQPTIGRQVTALEEELGVVLFERVGRGLSLTPTGLELVEQVRAMAEAALRFSRVATGQSLSLDGPICISAGEVVAAHLLPPVLAEIRAVHPGIEIAIIATNQVSDHERREADIALRSFRPSQPDLVARKIREDKAYLYATPAYLESIGSPTTLEALSRAEFVAFDHTEAFMNGLNALGLRVTPASFPWVSSNQQVQWALITQGSGIGVMVDRIGDADGRVVRVLPDLITFPLATWLTSHREVRTSRRVRVVFDMLADALSA from the coding sequence ATGGATTGGCGCCACGTGAACTTCGACTGGAACCGGGCGCGCGCGTTCCTCGCTGCCGCCGACGAGGGCTCTTTCTCCGCGGCGGCGCGAGCGTTGGGGGGCTCGCAGCCCACCATCGGCCGGCAGGTGACGGCGTTGGAGGAAGAGCTGGGTGTCGTGCTGTTCGAGCGGGTGGGTCGCGGCCTTTCCCTGACGCCCACGGGGCTCGAGCTGGTGGAGCAGGTGCGAGCGATGGCCGAGGCGGCGCTCAGGTTCTCGCGGGTGGCGACCGGTCAGTCGTTGTCCCTGGACGGTCCGATCTGCATCAGCGCCGGTGAGGTGGTCGCGGCCCACTTGCTGCCACCGGTGCTCGCCGAGATTCGCGCCGTCCACCCTGGCATCGAGATCGCGATCATCGCGACCAACCAGGTCAGCGACCACGAGCGGCGCGAGGCGGACATCGCATTGCGCAGCTTTCGCCCCTCACAGCCGGACCTGGTGGCGCGCAAGATCCGCGAAGACAAGGCGTACCTCTACGCGACGCCCGCGTACCTCGAGTCGATCGGGAGCCCGACCACCCTGGAGGCACTCTCCCGGGCCGAGTTCGTCGCCTTCGATCACACCGAGGCCTTCATGAACGGCCTCAATGCGCTGGGCCTGCGCGTGACGCCTGCGAGCTTCCCTTGGGTATCGTCCAACCAGCAAGTGCAGTGGGCGCTCATCACCCAAGGATCGGGGATCGGCGTGATGGTGGATCGGATCGGTGACGCCGATGGTCGTGTGGTGCGCGTGCTTCCGGACCTCATCACCTTCCCCTTGGCGACGTGGCTCACGAGTCATCGCGAAGTACGCACCAGCCGCCGCGTGCGCGTGGTGTTCGACATGTTGGCGGACGCGCTCAGCGCATGA
- a CDS encoding NAD(P)-dependent alcohol dehydrogenase, translating into MRAVANRVYGAPEVLTATEVERPTIGARQILVQVHASAVTHGDRRLRAADFPGISGVFGRLVTGILRPRHPIGGSSFAGRVVEVGAEVTRFAVGDEVFGGAMHGAYAEYLAISDEAVGKMPENTTYGEAAALPYGAVTALVFLRDMAKVQPGERVLVVGASGGVGRMAVQIAKHLGAHVTGVGSRDQDLVRALGADHFIDYNQEDFTQRDERWDVIFDTTEGNHFQAFRPSLTTVGRYLSLYVTLRVLLEMAVTALRGGPRAMAGVAMGNGKLLDDVRTLVERGAVRAVIAKRYPLEQIADAHSFFEASRPRGSVVIDVVDIDAAPRRTTTRDRRDGRFSLTNEHAPHGPRQPVLHH; encoded by the coding sequence ATGCGAGCTGTAGCGAACCGCGTCTACGGAGCCCCGGAAGTCCTGACCGCGACCGAGGTCGAGCGGCCCACAATCGGCGCCCGGCAAATCCTCGTCCAGGTCCACGCCAGCGCGGTCACCCATGGCGACCGTCGGCTGCGCGCCGCCGACTTCCCGGGGATCTCGGGCGTCTTCGGTCGGTTGGTCACCGGCATACTTCGACCTCGGCACCCGATCGGCGGGTCGAGCTTCGCCGGCCGGGTGGTCGAGGTCGGCGCGGAGGTGACCCGCTTCGCGGTTGGCGACGAGGTCTTCGGCGGCGCAATGCATGGCGCCTATGCCGAGTACCTGGCCATCTCCGACGAGGCCGTCGGGAAGATGCCCGAGAACACGACCTACGGCGAGGCCGCGGCGCTCCCTTACGGCGCGGTGACGGCCCTGGTGTTTCTGCGGGACATGGCGAAGGTCCAGCCGGGCGAGCGCGTGCTCGTCGTTGGCGCTTCGGGCGGTGTGGGGCGCATGGCGGTGCAGATCGCCAAACATCTCGGCGCCCACGTCACCGGCGTGGGCAGCCGCGACCAAGACCTGGTGCGCGCCCTGGGGGCCGACCACTTCATCGACTACAACCAAGAGGATTTCACGCAGCGCGACGAGCGCTGGGACGTGATCTTCGACACCACGGAGGGCAACCACTTTCAGGCTTTCCGCCCGTCGCTGACGACGGTGGGGCGCTATCTGTCGCTCTACGTCACGCTGCGGGTGCTGCTCGAGATGGCGGTCACGGCGCTGCGCGGCGGGCCGCGCGCGATGGCCGGCGTGGCGATGGGCAACGGCAAATTGCTGGACGACGTCCGCACCCTCGTCGAACGAGGCGCCGTGCGAGCGGTGATCGCGAAGCGTTATCCGCTCGAGCAAATCGCGGACGCTCACTCCTTCTTCGAGGCCTCGCGCCCCCGCGGCAGCGTGGTGATCGACGTGGTCGACATCGACGCCGCGCCAAGACGCACGACGACGCGAGACCGACGAGATGGCCGTTTCTCTCTGACGAACGAGCACGCTCCCCACGGTCCGCGTCAACCTGTGCTCCATCACTGA